A genomic window from Candidatus Andeanibacterium colombiense includes:
- a CDS encoding DUF3987 domain-containing protein: protein MNAGEQLAIPSLFPDRIPAELQEFRQWIVWRLEESDGAKPTKVPYNAVSGALASVTNPATWCDFATAVAAATAPGSTYSGIGFVLTRGDPYSIIDLDDTKGDDDALRMQLRIHEAFDSYSERSPSRTGLHIVVRGAVPSGRRRGKAELYHSERYMTFTGDVFDAKPIADRQEALTQLWHEMGKGGAAALYDGNSPEREPDEIVLDRAMRAKNGTKVHALNVGNWQAYYQSQSEADFAFVDMLAWYTQNRAQIDRMFLASKLGERDKAQRSDYRNYMIDKSFDRMLPPLDFDTLTNAIRDRVEQAKRDAAEPHAPPPPLDDAGGEIEPPPGLLGDIARFIYSAAPRPVPDIAMAGAIGFLAGVVGRAYNVSGTGLNQYVLLLAPTGTGKEAIASGISRLVKSLTGMALPGFPPFAAFDTFRGPSDMASGQGLLKALSRRNPPSVYCIVGEFGLKFKQMADERAQQHDTSLLRALLDLYNKSGRDDTVGETVYSDKEKNTATIVAPAVSIIGESTPETFYSTLTEGMIANGLLPRFTIIEYNGPRPRRNPAAQYEQPNADLVERLGKLGALSLHENANNSVIQVATEPDAEAFLNEFDIYCDDQINGTGRTVTRELWNRAHIKALKLSGLIAVGVDPYAPRITLEFAKWARQQVERDVRRLLARFESGEFGIVSRVTDHDKQTAFVLKKCLDWITKAYDELPKVKPPYPRGLHDAHIVPLMYLSRTCLCVSAFKNDSNATQALKRAIQNLADEGTLRRLTPVELLPFQFNGEAYAITNAGAI from the coding sequence ATGAATGCGGGCGAACAGCTTGCCATCCCTTCCTTGTTTCCCGATCGCATCCCGGCCGAACTTCAAGAGTTCCGGCAATGGATCGTTTGGCGATTGGAGGAAAGCGACGGGGCGAAGCCGACGAAGGTTCCGTACAATGCGGTTTCCGGTGCGCTCGCGAGCGTCACGAACCCGGCGACGTGGTGCGACTTCGCGACGGCCGTTGCCGCTGCCACCGCGCCCGGCTCGACGTACAGCGGTATCGGGTTCGTCCTAACGCGCGGCGATCCGTACTCAATAATCGACCTAGACGATACGAAGGGCGACGACGACGCGCTGCGAATGCAGCTTCGTATTCACGAAGCGTTCGACAGCTATTCCGAACGCAGCCCGAGCCGCACCGGCCTGCATATCGTGGTGCGCGGTGCGGTTCCGTCCGGCCGTCGTCGCGGCAAGGCCGAACTTTATCATAGCGAACGCTATATGACGTTTACCGGCGACGTGTTCGACGCGAAGCCGATAGCCGATCGACAGGAAGCCCTAACGCAGCTTTGGCACGAAATGGGCAAGGGCGGTGCGGCGGCGCTGTACGACGGCAATTCGCCAGAACGCGAGCCGGACGAAATCGTACTCGATCGCGCCATGCGGGCGAAGAACGGGACGAAGGTCCATGCGCTGAATGTGGGCAATTGGCAGGCGTACTATCAATCGCAATCCGAAGCCGATTTCGCATTCGTCGATATGCTGGCGTGGTACACGCAGAACCGCGCACAGATTGATCGTATGTTCCTAGCGTCCAAGCTAGGCGAACGCGATAAGGCGCAGCGTAGCGATTACCGCAATTACATGATCGACAAGTCGTTCGATCGAATGTTGCCGCCGCTCGATTTCGACACGCTTACGAACGCTATTCGGGATCGTGTCGAACAGGCAAAACGCGACGCGGCCGAACCGCACGCGCCGCCGCCGCCACTCGACGACGCCGGGGGCGAGATAGAGCCGCCCCCAGGACTGCTAGGGGACATTGCCCGGTTCATCTACAGCGCCGCGCCCCGGCCGGTGCCAGACATAGCTATGGCGGGCGCGATCGGCTTCCTAGCGGGCGTCGTCGGCCGGGCGTACAACGTGTCCGGCACAGGCTTGAACCAGTACGTGCTATTGCTCGCGCCGACCGGCACGGGAAAGGAAGCGATAGCCTCCGGCATATCGCGCCTAGTGAAGTCGCTTACCGGAATGGCGTTGCCGGGCTTTCCGCCGTTCGCCGCGTTCGACACGTTCCGGGGGCCGTCCGATATGGCTTCGGGGCAGGGTTTGCTTAAGGCGCTGTCCCGTCGCAACCCGCCGTCCGTTTACTGCATCGTCGGCGAGTTCGGCCTTAAGTTCAAACAAATGGCCGACGAACGCGCGCAACAGCACGATACGTCGTTGCTGCGCGCCTTGCTCGATTTGTACAATAAGTCCGGCCGCGACGATACGGTTGGGGAAACAGTCTATTCCGACAAGGAAAAAAACACGGCGACGATCGTTGCGCCCGCCGTTTCGATCATCGGCGAAAGCACGCCGGAAACCTTCTACAGCACGCTTACCGAAGGCATGATCGCCAACGGCTTGCTGCCCCGCTTTACGATCATTGAGTACAACGGGCCGCGCCCGCGTCGCAACCCGGCCGCGCAGTACGAACAGCCGAACGCCGATCTAGTCGAGCGGTTGGGCAAGCTAGGCGCGTTGAGCCTGCACGAAAACGCGAACAACAGCGTTATCCAAGTCGCGACAGAACCGGACGCCGAAGCGTTCCTAAACGAGTTCGATATTTACTGCGACGATCAGATCAACGGCACGGGCCGGACTGTGACGCGCGAACTTTGGAACCGTGCCCACATTAAGGCGCTCAAACTGTCGGGATTGATCGCGGTTGGCGTCGATCCGTACGCGCCTCGCATTACGCTAGAGTTCGCAAAATGGGCGCGGCAGCAAGTCGAACGGGACGTGCGCCGGTTGCTCGCGCGGTTCGAAAGCGGCGAATTCGGGATCGTCTCGCGCGTGACGGATCACGACAAGCAAACCGCGTTCGTCTTGAAAAAGTGTCTCGACTGGATCACGAAGGCATACGACGAACTGCCGAAGGTGAAGCCGCCGTATCCGCGCGGCTTGCACGACGCCCATATCGTCCCGCTTATGTATCTGTCGCGCACGTGCCTTTGTGTTTCCGCCTTCAAGAACGATAGCAACGCGACGCAGGCGCTTAAGCGTGCGATTCAGAATTTGGCGGACGAAGGAACGCTACGTCGGCTTACGCCTGTCGAACTGTTGCCGTTCCAATTCAACGGCGAAGCGTACGCTATAACGAACGCAGGCGCGATATGA